From Acetomicrobium thermoterrenum DSM 13490:
GTGGTAGGGGTTACGGATTACGACACCTATCCCCCGGAGGTATCGTCCGTAAACAGCGTCGGAGGCAGCGTCGACCCTTCCCTCGAGAAGATCCTCTACCTCAAGCCGGACCTGGTCATAGGAGAGAGGAATTTTCACCACGATTTGCTGGAACACATTGAAAGCTTTGGAATAGATACCTTGGAACTCACACTACACCACAGACTGGATGACGTAAAAGAGGCATTTTTCGAGATAGCAAAAAAGGTAGGGAGAACCGATAGGGCCGAAGAAGTGTGGAAGGACATCGAAAGGGGATTAACGGACAAAAGACGCCATACGACAAATAAATCGCAAAAAGAGGCATCGATGTTGGTGGTCGTATGGCACGATCCTCTTATTGTCGCCGGCGGGTGGAGCTACATAGGAGACATCATGAAAGCTATAGGCATAAAAAATGCTGCCGAAAGCAAAGAATATTCCTTCCCCGCCATAAGCAGGGAGGAGCTTCTTTCCTACGATCCCGATGTTATATTTCTGGTCAGATCAAAAATAGGAATGTCCACGACTGTTGAAGACTTCATAAAAACGATAGAGGGCCTCCCGATAAAGGCAAAGGAAGGGGGCGTTGTCTCCCTGGAAGCCGAGGTCCTCCTTCATCCTGGACCCAGAGTGCTTGAAAGCGCGGACATTCTTTTAAAAGCCCTGAAGCTGGGCCTCCGGGAGGGAGAGCTTAAATGAGATCGAAAAGGAGATCTTCCCCGGAAATAGAACTGACGCCTTTGGTGGACGTGGTGTTCCAATTGATAATTTTTTTCGTCCTGACGGCAGCCTTCGTCCAGGGAAGCATTACTGTATCGTTACCTGAGGGTACTGGTCAGCCGGTGTCTCAGACGCCTCTCGTTATAAACGTCGATCAAAATGGAGAAATCTTTGTCAACGACGAAAAGGCAGAAATCCCGGAAGCGGTAGACCTTGCAAGAGAAGTGGTAAGCAAAGGCAGGCCGATCCTCCTTGCAGGGGACAAAAGGACGCCCTACGAAGCCATTGTCCGTGTATTGAACGCCCTTAAAGAAGGAGGAATCGACGAAATATCCCTTGCGGTGGGAGGAGGCGACAAGGGGACCCCATGATGGGCAATATCGGGAAATGGATAGGACCATTGACCTTAAGTTTTTTAATTCATTTGGCACTTTTCTGGCACCTGGAAATCCCAAAGCCTCAAGCTCTGCCACAAAGGACGGATAGTGTCATTGCCATCAGGCTTGCAAATACGAACGAGGCCGAAAAGACCTCAAGGATTGCAGAGGATAAAGATCCTGGCCCAACAAAACCTTCCTTGCCTGACAAGCCCGCAGAGACGAAGGACTACAAGGCAAAGGAAGACAAAGCAAAGGAAGACAAAGGGACTACAAAGCTAACAAAGAAACCTGCGTCCAAGAAGCCTTTGGCTGAAAAAGAAAAGAAGGCTCCGGCAAAGGAACGTTCTCCAGAGAATATCGACGTAAAGGCCGCAGACTCGACTGCATCGCCTGCAGAGGTGGCAAAGCCCCTCCCAAGGGAAAGTGACGGCAGCAATTCTCAACCTTCGCCACTTCAAGAAGACCTTAAAGGCCAACCCGAAATCCCTTCAACTTTTTCCGACAATCCCCAACAACCTATTGCAGTGGCCAGCGAACTTGACATCCTTCGAAGCGTCAAACCCATCTATCCTCTTATATCCAGAAGACGAGGGGAAGAGGGAACTGTCATCGTATATGTGCGACTTTCTTCCGACGGCAAGGTAAAGGAAGCCAGGATACATCGTTCCAGCGGTTTTGATTTGCTCGATGAAAGCGCCCTAAAGGCCGTCAAGCAGTGGATATTTAAATCTTCGGAAGAAAAAGAGGTTCTAGTGCCGGTCGTCTTCAAGTTAAATCCCTAAGTACCAGACAAATCGATCGAACTGTTCCTCATTCATAGATTATTAAAATAGTTTTTATTTTAAATCAATAACCGCTAGTTTTTTCGATAAAAAGAAATTTTTATCGAAATGTAACAGCAAGATCAGGCAACATGCAGTATAATTAAAACAATCCATAAAATCCACTTCAATAGAGGGAGGGTGATCTTATGTCAGAGGGAGAAAAAAAGAGGGGCTTTATGGGTTGGTACTTTGGATCGAATTTGCTCATTCGAATATTGCTGGGACTCATATTAGGTATAGCGGCAGGATTGCTTCTTAAGGACAAGATACTTTGGGTGCAACCCTTCGGGGATTTATTCATTAGACTCCTTAAAATGATAGTCGTTCCAGTAATACTCTTTAGCCTTATCGTCGGAACGGCGAGCATAAGCCCCTATCGCCTGGGCAGGGTAGGAATAAAAATAATCATCTATTATTTGATAACCACAGTCTTTGCCGTTGCCATAGGCTTGATCTTCGCCAACTTGTTTAAACCGGGTCTGGGGTTAGATTTGGCGGGCGCCGAAGCGGGAGGATTTGAACTGAAAAGACCTTCCCTGGTGAATACTTTCTTGAACATAGTGCCGACAAATCCCGTCGAGGCCTTGTCCAAGGGAGATGTGTTGCCCATAATCTTCTTCGCCCTGCTTTTTGGAATAGGCCTTTCCCTGTTACGGGAAAGCGAAAAGGAAGAGCTCAGAACATCGGCTAACATCGTATATAATTTCGCCAACGGAGCTGCAGAGGTAATGTACAAGATCGTAAGGGGGATAATGGAATACGCTCCCATTGGCGTGTTTGCTTTAGTAGCTGTAGTCCTGGCGAAGGAGGGCCCGAGGGTCATAGGACCCTTAGCGACGGCAGTGGGCGCGGAATATCTAGCTATTGTAGTCCACGTAGCGGTAGTTTACGGGCTAATACTCCGGTTTTTTGGATTGCGCCTCAGCAAGTTTCTGGCTCACGCAAAGGAAGCCATTATAACAGCCTTTGTAACGAGAAGCAGTAGCGGAACATTGCCGGTATCCATGGCCTGCGCTGAAAATATGGGCATATCCAAAGGCACCTACTCCTTTACGCTCCCCCTTGGAGCCACCATCAATATGGACGGTACGTCTATTTATCAGGGAGTTTGCGCTCTCTTTATAGCTTTTGCCGTTGGTCATCAATTGCCCCTTTCGGATCAGTTGATAGTAATAGTAACAGCCCTGCTTGCCTCCATAGGCACAGCCGGAGTGCCGGGTGCAGGTGCTATTATGCTGCTTTTGGTGTTAAATTCCGTAGGTTTGCCCGTAGAACCCGGAACGCCCGTAGCTGCTGCTTACGCAATGATATTGGGTGTTGACGCCATATTTGACATGGGAAGGACCTGTATTAACGTAACGGGAGACCTCGTTGGAACGAGCGTCGTCGCAAAAAGCGAAGGTGACCTGGATATATCTAAATGGTCTTAAGCTCAACAAATAATAAGAGGGAGAAAAGAATCTCCCTCTTATTTGTTTATTTATCGATGGTCCGTAACTTCGTCTCCCTTCAAAGAAAGCCACTTACCCCAATCGATCCCTACAGGACCGCTGCAGACGTATATCAGCATGTAAGCCAAAGGAGACTTTTCCTTCAGCAATATCGAAAGGCTTATAAAACAACTAAGCAAAAACAGGAGCCTGAAAACATTTATGTTATCCCTGCTCAACTGCTTCAAGCTTGAGTAGGATATGTTCGAGATCATCAGGGCCCCGGTCCCCGTTGCTATTATTGCAGCCCCGAGGGAGGGCAAGATCACGCCCGAAATAACGAAGGAGGTCAAAAACAAACCCGCAGCAGGGATTGGAAGCCCCTGAAAACTTCCGCTTGTATGTACCACATTAAATCTGGCTAACCGCAGTGCCCCGCACAATACGAAAAAGGCAGTTCCAAGGGCGCCCAGGATACCGCTTGACGGGTATAAATATGAGACATAAAAAATCAGGCCGGGCACAACTCCGAAGCTGACCACATCGGCCAAGCTGTCAAATTCCATCCCAAACGCGCTGTCTCCTCCCAACGACCTTGCCACCTTTCCGTCCATCAAATCGAAAAATGCGGCCATGAGGATCAACCAGGCGGCCGGCATCAGGTGATCATGAAACACCAAAATCAATGACATGATGCCACATAAAATATTTCCGCTCGTGATCATGTTGGGAAACAATTTGCGCAGAGAGATGGGTTTTTTTAACATTCTCTTTCTATGAACTTTTCTGTTCAACGATATCACTCCCTTCATCCTCTAAAACCATGCCTATAACGCTGCTTCCGGCCTTGACCCTATCGCCAATCTTTACGATTGGCTTTACGCAAGGCGGAAGATAAACATCGACTTTTGAACCAAATTTTATCATGCCATAGGCTTGTCCCTTGGCCATGAATTGATCCACCTTCACTCTACACGCTATTCTCCTTGCCAGCAAGCCTGCAATCTGCACAAGCAAAACATTACCATGTTTTGTCTCGAGACCGGTATATAACCTTTCGTTGATCTCCGAGGACTTGGGAGCAAAGGCCACCAAATGTTTACCCTTCCGATACTTCAAAAAGGATATCTTCCCTTCATAGGGAATGCGATTCACGTGCACGTCGGCCACCGTCATGAATATGCCTATCTTGATAGAATTACCGACGAAGGGAATGTCAGTGCTTTCAACCTCTACGACCTTCCCATCCGCTGGACTTACAAAGGCTAAGGGGTCACTTGGAACTTCGACATGGGGCTCCCTGTAAAACCACGCCAAAAATAACGCACACAACCCCATGAAACCTCCCAAGACAGGAGATATAAGCCAAGCGCCGCAGGCCATAAAAACAGCTGCTGCGATCGGGACTACCCCCTCTGAAGCTATCTTCATGCTAGACTTCCTCCATAGCATCGTCTCGAACTATCGTAATATCTGCCACGCTATCACCTTGGTCAAGCCTTACCAAAATACTTCCCGTCGCCGTTCGGGAAAGCACGGGAACATTCTTAACCGCTATCCGCGTCACACGCCCTTTGCTGGTAACTATCATGACCTCATCATCTTCAGTCACGCTCCAGGCGCCTACAAGCGATCCCGTGCGGTTCGACAGCCGCATAGCTCTCACCCCCGAGCCACCTCGGTGATGCAGAGGAAATTCGTCGAAGGAAGTGCGCTTGCCAACGCCCTTTTCGCTAATAAACAATATCGCCATTCCCTCCTGCAGGGGTTCGCATCCAACCAATACATCGCTTTCCGACAGCCGTATGGCGCGCACGCCCCTGGCCTGTCGGCCCATTGGACGAAATTCCTGCTCGCTCGTCCTCAGTGCCTGGCCCTGGGCAGAAACGAACAAAAGCTCGTCTTCGCCGGATGTAAACCGTACCCTGGCTATAAAATCTCCGTCGTCCAAGGTAATGACCCGCCGGCCGGCACGGGTCAGGTTGGCCAATTCCCTAACATCGAGCCTCTTGGCAATTCCCCTCTCGGTCGCAAAGAATACGAACCTGGCTCCGTGCATCGTATCCTCTTTTATTGCCACAACGCGCTCATTTTCCTCCAGGGTAAAAAAGGAGCTCACATGTTTGCCTTTCCCGTTTTTCGGTTCGGGGAGCAAATATCCCTTTATGGCAAAGACGCGCCCCTTGCTCGTGAAAAGGAATATGTCATGATGAGTTGTAGTAGCAGCGAACATCTCCACTTCATCATCTTTTTGTTTTAACCCTTTGATGCCTTTGCCGCCCCGTCCCTGCAGATGATAGTCTCCTAAAGAGGCGCGCCTTAAATAACCGTCCTTGCTCAAAACTACGACTATATCCTCCTCAGGTATCAGTTCGTCGTCTGCCACTTCGACTAATTCGTCTACAATTTCGGTCTTCCTGATATCGCCGTATTGTCTCTTAAGCTCCGTCAGCTCCTCTTTGACTACAGAATCCAACACACTGGGATTTTCAAGGATAGAGTGGTACATCTCTATATCCTTAAGAAGATGTCTCAACTCTTCTTCCAATTTGCTCCGTTCCAGGTTGGTAAGACGCTGCAATCTCATGTCGAGTATTGCCTGTGCCTGTAATTCCGTGAAGCCAAAATTATCCATGAGCCCTACCCTTGCTTCCTGAGCATCCTTGGATCTTTTGATAAGAGCAATAATCTCGTCTATCATATCCAGGGCCTTTACCAGTCCCTCCACTATATGGGCCCTTTCCTCCGCCTTCCTGAGGCGATAATTTGTTCTGCGACGAACGACATCTCTCCTGTGATCCAGAAATATTTTGAGAAGTTCTATTAATCCGAGCTCCCTCGGCACCCCGTCCACAAGGGCCAGGTTAATGACGCCAAAGGTGGTTTGAAGAGGCGTTCTGCTGTAAAGCTGCTTCAAAACCAAATGGGGATCTGCATCTCTTTGAAGTTCTATGACGACCCTTATTCCGTCTCTGTCCGATTCGTCTCTTAGGTCAGCTATACCGGTCAGATAGCCCTCCTGTACGCCCCTTGCTATTATTTCGATTAGCGTGACTTTGTTGACCATATATGGGATCTCTGTCACTATCAGGCTCGTCTTTCCGCGCTTCATCTGCTCGATGGAGACTCTTCCGCGCAAGACGATCTTGCCCCTTCCCGTCCTGTAAGCGTTTATGATGCCTTCCCTTCCGGTTATCGTTCCTCCCGTCGGGAAATCAGGCCCCGGCATGACTTCAATTATGTCTCCGAGCTCGACATCCTCTCCTCTGTCTATCAAAAGGCAGAGGGCATCCACCACTTCCGATAAATTATGGGGAGGGATGTTTGTAGCCATGCCTACGGCAATTCCCGAGCTGCCATTGACCAGAAGATTTGGAAGCAGCGACGGCAAGACGAGCGGTTCCTGCAAGGTTTCGTCGAAGTTCGGGCCCCAGTCTACCGTGTCTTCGTTTATGTCTCTCAGCATCTCTTCTCCCAGTGGAGAAAGCCTGGCTTCAGTATAACGCATAGCCGCGGGGGGATCGCCATCTATCGAACCGAAGTTGCCCTGTCCGTCCACCAGTGGATAGCGCATGGAAAAATCTTGGGCCATTCTGACCATGGCATCGTATATGGCCGCGTCTCCATGGGGATGATATTTTCCCATGGTCTCTCCGACGATCCTGGCCGATTTTCTGTAGGGTTGGTTTGACCTCAAGCCCAGTTCCATCATCGCGTAAAGTATCCTTCGCTGCACGGGTTTCAGGCCATCCTTCGCATCGGGCAAAGCCCTGCCCACGATTACGCTCATGGCATAATCGAGATAACTCAGCTTTATTTCTTCTTCTATCGGTAATCTAAGCACTTTACCTATATTGCTGCTTTCTGCCATTTCGATACCTCCAACGAAAAGATGAGACTGTCAACAACAAAGAAGCGACGGCGTAGCTAAAAGTCCGTCGCTTATGAATCATATTTTAACATATTTTTACCTTTTTTACCTCGAGGAATGGTATTTTACCATTTGTTGTGATGAACCCTCTGGTTGTCGTAACCGCTATGGGGTTCCTTGCTTTCTGCAGGATATCCTATGGCAGCTATGCCTAACACGTTGATATGTTGAGGTATCCCCAAAACCTTCCTTATAGCTTCGGGACGACCAGGGGAGTTATTGACGCCAAGCCACACCGATCCAAGCCCCAATGCCTGAGATGCCAGCAGGATGTTTTGCATAGCAGCTGAACAATCCTCCTCCCAATACCGTTTTGCAAAATCGCTGATGGAAGGATCGCCACAGACG
This genomic window contains:
- a CDS encoding ABC transporter substrate-binding protein; translated protein: MIDVKKISFFLFFLCILSIQTLTPHAEADAKEGYKRIVSLSPSITESLYALDYFDRVVGVTDYDTYPPEVSSVNSVGGSVDPSLEKILYLKPDLVIGERNFHHDLLEHIESFGIDTLELTLHHRLDDVKEAFFEIAKKVGRTDRAEEVWKDIERGLTDKRRHTTNKSQKEASMLVVVWHDPLIVAGGWSYIGDIMKAIGIKNAAESKEYSFPAISREELLSYDPDVIFLVRSKIGMSTTVEDFIKTIEGLPIKAKEGGVVSLEAEVLLHPGPRVLESADILLKALKLGLREGELK
- a CDS encoding ExbD/TolR family protein, which encodes MRSKRRSSPEIELTPLVDVVFQLIIFFVLTAAFVQGSITVSLPEGTGQPVSQTPLVINVDQNGEIFVNDEKAEIPEAVDLAREVVSKGRPILLAGDKRTPYEAIVRVLNALKEGGIDEISLAVGGGDKGTP
- a CDS encoding energy transducer TonB, producing MGNIGKWIGPLTLSFLIHLALFWHLEIPKPQALPQRTDSVIAIRLANTNEAEKTSRIAEDKDPGPTKPSLPDKPAETKDYKAKEDKAKEDKGTTKLTKKPASKKPLAEKEKKAPAKERSPENIDVKAADSTASPAEVAKPLPRESDGSNSQPSPLQEDLKGQPEIPSTFSDNPQQPIAVASELDILRSVKPIYPLISRRRGEEGTVIVYVRLSSDGKVKEARIHRSSGFDLLDESALKAVKQWIFKSSEEKEVLVPVVFKLNP
- a CDS encoding dicarboxylate/amino acid:cation symporter is translated as MSEGEKKRGFMGWYFGSNLLIRILLGLILGIAAGLLLKDKILWVQPFGDLFIRLLKMIVVPVILFSLIVGTASISPYRLGRVGIKIIIYYLITTVFAVAIGLIFANLFKPGLGLDLAGAEAGGFELKRPSLVNTFLNIVPTNPVEALSKGDVLPIIFFALLFGIGLSLLRESEKEELRTSANIVYNFANGAAEVMYKIVRGIMEYAPIGVFALVAVVLAKEGPRVIGPLATAVGAEYLAIVVHVAVVYGLILRFFGLRLSKFLAHAKEAIITAFVTRSSSGTLPVSMACAENMGISKGTYSFTLPLGATINMDGTSIYQGVCALFIAFAVGHQLPLSDQLIVIVTALLASIGTAGVPGAGAIMLLLVLNSVGLPVEPGTPVAAAYAMILGVDAIFDMGRTCINVTGDLVGTSVVAKSEGDLDISKWS
- the pssA gene encoding CDP-diacylglycerol--serine O-phosphatidyltransferase, giving the protein MLKKPISLRKLFPNMITSGNILCGIMSLILVFHDHLMPAAWLILMAAFFDLMDGKVARSLGGDSAFGMEFDSLADVVSFGVVPGLIFYVSYLYPSSGILGALGTAFFVLCGALRLARFNVVHTSGSFQGLPIPAAGLFLTSFVISGVILPSLGAAIIATGTGALMISNISYSSLKQLSRDNINVFRLLFLLSCFISLSILLKEKSPLAYMLIYVCSGPVGIDWGKWLSLKGDEVTDHR
- a CDS encoding phosphatidylserine decarboxylase, whose product is MKIASEGVVPIAAAVFMACGAWLISPVLGGFMGLCALFLAWFYREPHVEVPSDPLAFVSPADGKVVEVESTDIPFVGNSIKIGIFMTVADVHVNRIPYEGKISFLKYRKGKHLVAFAPKSSEINERLYTGLETKHGNVLLVQIAGLLARRIACRVKVDQFMAKGQAYGMIKFGSKVDVYLPPCVKPIVKIGDRVKAGSSVIGMVLEDEGSDIVEQKSS
- the gyrA gene encoding DNA gyrase subunit A, yielding MAESSNIGKVLRLPIEEEIKLSYLDYAMSVIVGRALPDAKDGLKPVQRRILYAMMELGLRSNQPYRKSARIVGETMGKYHPHGDAAIYDAMVRMAQDFSMRYPLVDGQGNFGSIDGDPPAAMRYTEARLSPLGEEMLRDINEDTVDWGPNFDETLQEPLVLPSLLPNLLVNGSSGIAVGMATNIPPHNLSEVVDALCLLIDRGEDVELGDIIEVMPGPDFPTGGTITGREGIINAYRTGRGKIVLRGRVSIEQMKRGKTSLIVTEIPYMVNKVTLIEIIARGVQEGYLTGIADLRDESDRDGIRVVIELQRDADPHLVLKQLYSRTPLQTTFGVINLALVDGVPRELGLIELLKIFLDHRRDVVRRRTNYRLRKAEERAHIVEGLVKALDMIDEIIALIKRSKDAQEARVGLMDNFGFTELQAQAILDMRLQRLTNLERSKLEEELRHLLKDIEMYHSILENPSVLDSVVKEELTELKRQYGDIRKTEIVDELVEVADDELIPEEDIVVVLSKDGYLRRASLGDYHLQGRGGKGIKGLKQKDDEVEMFAATTTHHDIFLFTSKGRVFAIKGYLLPEPKNGKGKHVSSFFTLEENERVVAIKEDTMHGARFVFFATERGIAKRLDVRELANLTRAGRRVITLDDGDFIARVRFTSGEDELLFVSAQGQALRTSEQEFRPMGRQARGVRAIRLSESDVLVGCEPLQEGMAILFISEKGVGKRTSFDEFPLHHRGGSGVRAMRLSNRTGSLVGAWSVTEDDEVMIVTSKGRVTRIAVKNVPVLSRTATGSILVRLDQGDSVADITIVRDDAMEEV
- a CDS encoding nitroreductase family protein; this encodes MSLREDRAIKVILDRRSIRKFQKDRKVEPEKLEIILECAQAAPTAGGTRPWHFVVVDERSLLDALAEAHPYGKMLHEAGFAVVVCGDPSISDFAKRYWEEDCSAAMQNILLASQALGLGSVWLGVNNSPGRPEAIRKVLGIPQHINVLGIAAIGYPAESKEPHSGYDNQRVHHNKW